The Thermodesulfobacteriota bacterium sequence GGTCCCTCCTCCACGGGGGCTTGGCCGAAGTAGCCCCGGGGATCGCGGTCCAGGAGCGGGGGGAGCGCCGGGGCGCGGACGGAGGGTACGTCCCCGCCGGAATCGCCGTAGCGGCACCCGAGCCCCGGAGCAAAGCACAGGGCGGCCGGGAACAGGCACAGCGCGGCAAGCGCCCGGCGCCGGCCCGGCCTCGGGGAGGAGAGGGCTCCCGCCGGAGCCCTCCGGGGGGTGCTCGGGCTCATCTCCCTTGCCCCCCTCCCAGGGCGGCTAACAGGAACCGACCCAGGTACTCGGCCAGGTGGGGGCCGTAGAGGGCCATCCGCGCCTCGTAGACGGGGTCGGCGTAGCGCGGCGCCGGGAGCACGTACCCGACGTAGTCGTTGGCGAGACTTACCACGAGGAGCTCCATGCCTGCGGCCCGGGCGCGGTCCTTCCACTCCAGGCCGACTTCGGCGCCCACCTCGGCGGGGATTCCCGCCAGGAGGAGGGAATCGATCCCCAGCACCTGGAGGCGGGCGGTGCGGTCCAGGAAGAGGCTGCCCACGAAGGAGGGGAGGCGCCGGGTCCGGGTGACCTTGATCTGGGGGGGCGGCAGGGGGACCTCGACGGCCCGGGCCCACAGCGCCGCCCCGGCGCGGGGGGGAGCCAGGGCAGGCGCTGCACGCACCCGCTCGGCCAGGAGCCTTCCCATCTTCTCGGCCCGCGCGAAGGGGTCTTGCCCCTCGGGCGGCTTGGGCCGCTGGTCCGCCACGGCGCCGGCGGTGAAGAGGGCCACGGCGTCGCCCTGTTCCTCGAGGGTCCGGCAGAGGAAGCCGGGGTAGTCGCCCGAGACAAGGCGGTTGCCCTTGCCCAGGACCGTGGCGTGGGCGGCGAAGTTCACCAGGTAGCTCCTGCGGGGAGAGCCCCGGGCGTCGAGGACGAGGACGCGCACCTTCGGGTCCACGGCGCCGCCCCGCACCCTGCGGTTGGCGATCAGGTCCGGCGCCTCGAAGCGCCGCTCCGTGAGCCACACCGGCTCGAGCCGAGCGTGGGCCTCGGCGACGGCGCGCGCCAGGCGCTCTACCGTGTGGTCGAAGAACGCCGGGTCGAAGCTTCCGGCGGCCGCCCGCTCCCAGAGCCGGCGGCCCAGGGCCCCGGGGCCGGAGTGGGTGTGGGTGGCGGCGATCATCAAACCCTCGGGGGCGACGGGGAGCTCCCTCGCAACGGCGCGCGCCACGGCCCCGGCGAGGTGGTCCGCGACGGCGAGGAGGTCGGCCGAGACGAGGGCGACCGTGGTCAGGCCGTTGGCGAGGACGAGGGCGCGGGCGTAGACCGGGTCGTGGACGCCCGCGGACCTCCTCCCCCCATGCCCCCCCAGGGGGACGCCGGCGGGGGGCGTGAGCTCGACCCGCGCCGCGCCTGCCCGCAGGGGGCCGGCCCGGGCCGGGGGGGCGGCAAACCCCGCGATCGCCTCCCGGGTGCCCCCGTAGAAGGGCTGCTCCTCGAGGGGGGTGTGGTCGAGCGGGAGGCAGCCGGACAGGAAGAGGCACAGAAGCGCCCAAGCTCCTCGTCGGGCCCCCCTCGGCCCGAGCGCCGCGCTCACGGCCGGCCGCCCTCCTCCAGGAGTTCCGCCACAGCCCGGCTCAAGACCGGCGCAAGGCGGGAGCTCGCCGAGAGGGTCTCCTCGTAGTGGTTTGCGTCGCCGCAGCGGTCGGTTCCGTACCGGCGCCGGGGCAAGTAGCGCGGAAAGACGAAGTCGTTGGCCGGCACCACGTAGCCGAGCTCGTCGTTGGCGAGGCCCAGGACGAAGAGGGGCGCCCCCGTCGCGTACCCGGCCCAGGCCGGCTCGGGGGGAACGCCCGGGTGGGCGGCGCCGACCCGCTCTCGGCCTTCCCCGTACATCTCCTCCTTGCGGGCGGTCGTCCGCCAGCACTCCTCCCCGCCGGAGAGGTGCCCCCCCAGCACGAGCTCCGGGAACGCCTCCCCCGGCACGGTCAGGAGCCGGGCGACGGGGCCTCGGGACCCCGTCAAGGTGACGACGGCCGCCTCGGTCTCCACTTCGTCCCCCCAGACCCCGGCACGGCGGCCGCCCCGGTAGGTGGTGCGGTGGATGACGCCGAAGGCGTTGGCCAGCCGCAGGGCGAGGTTGTCCACGGGGAGGAAGAAGGTGCGGCTGGCCACCTCCAGGCCGGAGACCTCGGCCGGCGGCGCACCCCGCAGCGCCCGCGTCACCGCCCAGGCTGCGAGCTCCCCGATCCGCCGGGTCTTCTCGAAGGAGCGCTGGGGCAGCACACGCCCCTCCTCGTCGCCGACCCGGGTCCCCAGCGTCGTGAGGAGCCCTCCCAGGGCGCCGCTGAAGTACAGGGCGACGCCGCCCCACCCCTCCACCTCCTTGCCGCCCGCCACGAAGCCGCCCTGCTCCAGGCCCTCGCGCAGGAAGTGGGGGAAGTCGGAGCTCAGGAGGCCCGTCTCCTGCCCCAGGGTCTCCGGATGCACCGCGCCGTTGACCAGGATGGCCACGGTCTCGCCCGAGAGAGCTTCCGCCCGCAGGGCCAGGAGGCGGTCGTCGACGACGATGGGGTCCCGCCGGTCTCGGATGAGGGCCCCGAACTCCCGCGGAAAGCGGGTCTCGGCCAGGGTAAGCTGCACGGGGACCGCAGACGCCGCCGCGTCGCGGATCGCTGCCGCCGCCTGCCGGCGCACGTGGGCCAGCAGGCGGGGATCCTTCCCGTCGGTCCAGGGGTTGGGGCCCCAAATGCCCAGGGAGTCCGGCCCGGCGTGGGTGTGGGTGCAGGCCACGGCCACGTAGTCGAGGCCGAGGTCAGCCACCGCCTCGCGAATTGCCAGGACCTCGTCGCGCAAGAGGCCGATGAGGTCCAGGACGACGAGCGCGACCGCCGTACCGCCGGCCCGCAGCACGAGGGCCCGCGCCCAGAGGGGGTCGTGGACCCCCGTCGCCACGTAGTAGTCTCCCCGGTGCTGGAACCCGGCCAGGAAGGGCCCGTCCCACTTGCCGTTGCCGTTGAGGTCCGTGAAGGGGTCAGCGTGGGCCCAGGGGCGCAGGGGATGGGGGGCGTCGTAGCGGCCGTTGCCGTTCGCGTCGGCGAAGGGCTCGGCCCACACCCGGCCGTCCGGATCGACAGGGGTGATCGGGCGAGCCGCGGCACCGGCCAGCACGGCGGCCCCTTCTCCCCGGGCTTCCTCACCCTCCTCCCGTCCCCGGGCCTCCCGGACGTAGATCGGGTTCGAATAGATCCACGGCCACCACCGGTGGGCCACGAAGAGGGACACCTCCACCCGATAGGCACCTGGTCCCGACGGCGCCAGGGAGAGGTCGGTGCCGTCGACCTCTCGAACCACCTGTCCCCCCGCCACCACCCGAATCCTCCCGGGAAGCGGCGTCTGGACCCTCAGGACCAGGGTCGGCGTCTCCACGACCTCGGCCCCCATCACCCCGGCGAACCCCCCGTCCTCCGCCCAGTAGCCGAACCCGGTTGCATCGACGAGGCCGTCGAAGGAGAAGTAGGCCCGGCCGGCGACCAGGGCGGAGAGCAGCTGCTCCTCGTCCAGGGTGGGGGCCAGCACGTGGGTTCGGACGAACCGCAGAGTCACGTCGTACGGGTCCGCCACGAAGCCGCGAAACTTCAGGTTCTGGTGGGAGTCGTTGCCGGCGATGGCCGTGATACGCCGCGTCCTCGTGATCTCGTCGAACCGTTCCAGCCCCCGGCGGGGCGGGTCGAGGATGCCCAGGAAGACCTCCCGCCGGTACTCGGGGTAGGAATAGAGGACGTCCAGGAACCACTTGGGCCACTTCAAGCGGTTTTCCGCCGCGTCGTCGAGGATGTCGTAGACCTCCATCCCGTCGATGGGGGAATCCCAGTTCCGGAAGCCGTCCGGGTGGGCGGCGAAGGCGAGGCCGCCCCGGGCCTTCACGTCCCGGATCACCTCCTCCATGGGGATGCTGTGCCTCTGCACCGGCTCGTCGAGACCCAGGACCAGGAGGCTGTTGCAGCCGGCTCCCGTCGGGCCGCGGCAATCCTTGGTGATCTCGGAGCCCCGCACGAAGAGGACCCCGTCGAGCCACCCCCGAAAGCCCTGCTCGTAGACCCGGGGGCGGTGGTGGTCGGTGGTGATCACGAAGGCGCTGCCGGCCTCCCGGCTGGCCTGGGCGATCTCTTCCAGGGTGCCCTCGCTGTCGTGGGAGAGCTCGGTGTGGACGTGGATGGCCCCGGCGAAGTCGCGGAACGGCTCGGGCAGGGGGAGGGGCCGACGGGCCTCGGCCAGGGCCTCGAGCTCCCGCCGGAGGTTCTCGAGCACGACGTGGGGCGTGCACGAGGCGAGCGCTGCGCACAGGAGGGCGGCCGGCACGATGCCGGCACGAGATCGGGTCACGATGGCTCCCCGCCGCGGGTAGGTGGGCGGCCCCAAAGAGGGTACCCAGGGCTCCCGGGGTGTCAAAGGGCCGCAGCTGCGTGCGCCTTCCTACGAGCGGGGGCGCGGGGCGAGACCCCGCCCCGGAGCGCGGCGGTCCCCGGCCCGGCGCGGGTCCCTTCCCCTCCGGAAAGACGCTTGTGGTGGGATGACGCCCCGGGATTGGGCGCCGGATCCGCTCGCCTCAGGCGCTGAGCACGGCGTCGCGGGTGGTCTCCTTGACGCGGTACATGGCCTGGTCGGCCAGGCGGATCAGGGCGAGCTTGCTCTGGGCGTCCTCGGGGTACGTGGCCACGCCGAAGCTCGCGGTGAGGCGAATGCGGTAGCCCTGGTCGGAGAGGAAGTAGTGCTCCTTGATCTTGTGGCGGAGGTTCGAGGCCACGGTGAGCGCGCCGTCCTTTGCGGTGTTGGGCAGGACCACCACGAACTCGTCGCCGCCATACCGGGCGGCGACGTCGGAGGACCGCACGTGGACCCGAACGAGCTGGCCCACCTCGGTGAGCAGGCGGCTGCCCACCAGATGCCCGTGGGTGTCGTTGATGTCCTTGAAACGGTCCAGGTCCAGGAAGACCAGGGACAAGGGCATGCCGTAGCGGCGGGCCCGGTCCACCTCGTGGTCCAGGTACTCCAGGAGATGCCTCGCGTTGTAGAGCCCCGTGAGGTCGTCGGTAATGATGAGCTCGCGCACCTTCTCGAAGTAGCGGGCGTTCTCGATGGCGATCGCCGCGAAGTCGGCGATGGTGGAGAGGATCTGGAGATCCGCTTCCGAGAACTCCCCCTCGTCCATGTTGTTGAGCAGTTCCACGACCCCCAGGACGCGGTTCTTGCACCGCAGGGGTACGCACACGATGGAGCGGGTGGTAAATGCCACCGCCTCGTCCACTCCGGGGGCGAAGCGCGCGTCCCGGGTCACATCGGGGATGAGGAGCGGCTCCCCGTGGAGCGCCACCCAGCCGGCGATGCCCTCGCCCTTCTTGAGGCGAATCCCCTTGAGGCGGTCCGCCGCGGGGGAGACCGCGATCTCGAAGGTGAGATCGCCGGTGGCGTCGTCCACCAGGAGCAGCGACCAGTTCTTCGGCCGCAAGAGCCCGCTCACCTTCTCCATGATGGCGCCGAGCACCTCCCGCAGATCCAGGGTGGAGGTCAGGGCCTTGCCGATCTCCACGAGGGTCGCGAGCTCTTCGCTGCGGCGCTCGAGCAGCGCGAGGAGCTGCTGCTCGCCGCCCGGCGGGGCTGATTTTCGGGACTTGCGCTGGGGCGCAGGGGCCATTGCTCCTCGCTTTGCACGTCGGGCATTTTCCGGGATCGCTGCCGCGGACCGCGCCGTTGCAGTGTTCGGCACCGGGGCACGGACGGCACCTGAATCCACCACCAGGTGCCTGGGCAGGGTCCGGGAGCCCTGGCCATGGATCAGGGCCCCGTGCCGCCTCGACCGATCCGCGGCAGCCCGACCGAAACCGGTGCGGCTCGGCGCACCTTCGCCCTCGAAGACGCTGCCTGCGAACATCGCGGATTGCGGGGCGGAGCGCAAGGGCTCCCGGACCCCGCTTGCCACCCAGGTGGTAGATCGTGGGGCAGGCGCCGCCTTGCACCCCTGTACCTCTTCGGCTAGTATGCCCAAAGTTTTGAGAACTCCGTCAAAAAACGTCCTTCGGGGGCACCATGCGGGTCGCCTGCAGCCGCTGCCAAGCGCTCTACGAGGTACCGGACGAAAAGCTCGCGCGAGGGGCCGTGAAGGTGCGGTGCTCCTCGTGCGGTCACACCTTTGGGGTCCGCGCCCGCTCGGCCCAGCCCCCCTCCCCTCCCCCCGCCGAACGGGACTTCGAGAGCTTCGGCGCTTCCCCGGCGTCACCGCCCCCCTTTCCTCCGGAGCCCGGCTCCCCTGACGCCCCCTCCCCGCCGGAGGCCGGCCGGGCTCCCGAGGCGCGTTTCGAGGACTTCGACTTCTCCGCCAGGGGCGGCGTCGACCTGGCCGAAGCGCTGTCGAGCACGGCGCTGCCCTCCCCGTCGGACCTTCCGGAGCGGGAAGAGCCCGAGCCCCAGGGCCTCACCGACGAGACCTTGAGCGCCCTCGGGGAGCTCGACCTGGGGGACTTCGACGACCTGGACAAGGGGCTCGACCTGGACCTGCGCGGGGAGCCCCTACCGGCCGCCCCCCCCGCCCGGGAACCCCTGGAACAGGTTCGCGGAGAGGATCTCATCACCCCGCGGGGCCGCGAGAGCAGGGGGGCGGCAACCTCCGACGAAGTCCCCCGCCTGGACATCCAGCGGGGCCCCCGGCGCCCGGAGCCCGCTGCACGCCCCTCTCCCATCCTGGCCAGGGACCGGCGGCGTTCGCCCCTCTTCTGGGTGGTCGCCCTGGTGGCGCTCGTCACCCTCGGCTACACGGGATACAACCTCGCTCAGCACCCCGAGGCCTTCACCTTCTTGAGCCCCGCCAAGGTGCGTAGCCTCTGGCAGAGCCGCCAGATCGAGGCCGTGCTGGGGGTGGAAGGCCTGAACGGCTACTACCGCGAGGTGCGCGCGGGGCGGCGGGTGTTCGTGATCCGCGGCGAGGTGGTGAACCGGGCGTCCGGGTCCCAGAGCC is a genomic window containing:
- a CDS encoding neutral/alkaline non-lysosomal ceramidase N-terminal domain-containing protein, which produces MSAALGPRGARRGAWALLCLFLSGCLPLDHTPLEEQPFYGGTREAIAGFAAPPARAGPLRAGAARVELTPPAGVPLGGHGGRRSAGVHDPVYARALVLANGLTTVALVSADLLAVADHLAGAVARAVARELPVAPEGLMIAATHTHSGPGALGRRLWERAAAGSFDPAFFDHTVERLARAVAEAHARLEPVWLTERRFEAPDLIANRRVRGGAVDPKVRVLVLDARGSPRRSYLVNFAAHATVLGKGNRLVSGDYPGFLCRTLEEQGDAVALFTAGAVADQRPKPPEGQDPFARAEKMGRLLAERVRAAPALAPPRAGAALWARAVEVPLPPPQIKVTRTRRLPSFVGSLFLDRTARLQVLGIDSLLLAGIPAEVGAEVGLEWKDRARAAGMELLVVSLANDYVGYVLPAPRYADPVYEARMALYGPHLAEYLGRFLLAALGGGQGR
- a CDS encoding sensor domain-containing diguanylate cyclase, yielding MAPAPQRKSRKSAPPGGEQQLLALLERRSEELATLVEIGKALTSTLDLREVLGAIMEKVSGLLRPKNWSLLLVDDATGDLTFEIAVSPAADRLKGIRLKKGEGIAGWVALHGEPLLIPDVTRDARFAPGVDEAVAFTTRSIVCVPLRCKNRVLGVVELLNNMDEGEFSEADLQILSTIADFAAIAIENARYFEKVRELIITDDLTGLYNARHLLEYLDHEVDRARRYGMPLSLVFLDLDRFKDINDTHGHLVGSRLLTEVGQLVRVHVRSSDVAARYGGDEFVVVLPNTAKDGALTVASNLRHKIKEHYFLSDQGYRIRLTASFGVATYPEDAQSKLALIRLADQAMYRVKETTRDAVLSA
- a CDS encoding DUF3426 domain-containing protein produces the protein MRVACSRCQALYEVPDEKLARGAVKVRCSSCGHTFGVRARSAQPPSPPPAERDFESFGASPASPPPFPPEPGSPDAPSPPEAGRAPEARFEDFDFSARGGVDLAEALSSTALPSPSDLPEREEPEPQGLTDETLSALGELDLGDFDDLDKGLDLDLRGEPLPAAPPAREPLEQVRGEDLITPRGRESRGAATSDEVPRLDIQRGPRRPEPAARPSPILARDRRRSPLFWVVALVALVTLGYTGYNLAQHPEAFTFLSPAKVRSLWQSRQIEAVLGVEGLNGYYREVRAGRRVFVIRGEVVNRASGSQSLIRVEGSLYGKDGKTLATKQVYSGNVLSDAELQNLSDAQIEARLQNEVGDAMQNMEVGPGARVPFTVVFPAPPDGVDKFSARPVDARSGSGT